A single Actinomadura algeriensis DNA region contains:
- a CDS encoding helix-turn-helix domain-containing protein, whose product MPSTGTPFDWADVEVAVPRSSNGPPGIGMAGFRHRVPGRVDIAMVAHPSVTLLIDLADGEGIVHDGPGRRERGSVAVGLLPGDLRTTGHGTGECLQIRLDPAAAAAVLGASSELTGTLATLADVWGRDAARAEDRLRAAPSWDERFAIAAHILGRRLDARPPVDPEVARTWRRTLAGRGRVRVDRLADEVGWSRKRLWSRFRSQLGITPKHAARLVRFDHAARLLAAGHTAADTAARSGYADQSHLHREVKKFTGSTPTALAAAPWLAIDDIAWPTSSPTRPSANATPR is encoded by the coding sequence GTGCCGTCGACCGGAACGCCCTTCGACTGGGCGGACGTGGAAGTCGCCGTCCCGCGCTCGTCGAACGGGCCGCCGGGGATCGGCATGGCCGGGTTCCGGCACCGGGTACCCGGACGCGTCGACATCGCCATGGTCGCGCACCCGTCCGTCACCCTGCTCATCGACCTGGCCGACGGCGAAGGCATCGTCCACGACGGACCCGGCCGGCGGGAGCGCGGCAGTGTCGCCGTCGGCCTGCTCCCCGGCGATCTCCGGACCACCGGCCACGGGACCGGGGAGTGCCTGCAGATCCGCCTGGACCCGGCCGCCGCGGCGGCGGTGCTCGGCGCGTCGTCCGAGCTCACCGGGACGCTGGCGACCCTCGCCGACGTCTGGGGCCGCGACGCCGCACGGGCCGAGGACAGGTTGCGCGCCGCCCCGTCCTGGGACGAGCGGTTCGCGATCGCCGCGCACATCCTCGGCCGACGGCTCGACGCCCGTCCCCCGGTCGATCCGGAGGTCGCCCGCACCTGGCGGCGGACGCTCGCCGGCCGGGGGCGGGTGCGGGTCGACCGTCTGGCCGACGAGGTCGGCTGGAGCCGCAAGCGCCTGTGGTCGCGCTTCCGGTCCCAGCTCGGCATCACGCCCAAACACGCCGCCCGGCTGGTGCGCTTCGACCACGCCGCCCGCCTGCTCGCGGCCGGGCACACCGCCGCGGACACCGCCGCCCGGAGCGGCTACGCCGACCAGTCCCACCTCCACCGCGAGGTCAAGAAGTTCACCGGCTCCACGCCCACCGCCCTGGCCGCCGCGCCATGGCTCGCGATCGACGACATCGCGTGGCCCACTTCATCACCGACCCGCCCCTCCGCGAACGCAACCCCTCGTTGA
- a CDS encoding alpha/beta fold hydrolase codes for MSKSEVERPYRMHVVHDGSRRAAPLLLVHGSGAAGGSWGPLVPALADRHHLVRVDLPGCGQSPPAESHDVPDHAERVAAVLDDLGLDRVTVVGHSSGGYVATALAERRPDLVRSIALISTGPSPDALLAQPLVLRVLLGPPVGPLLWSRRSDAMIRRGIEATAARPVDVTDDMVAELRNTAYRTFRTALRKNTAYIAERSLPDRLAALGLPVLVIFGAADPRWEPSSAHRYDAVPGARVETLPGVGHMPMLEAPEATGELLLEFAAAER; via the coding sequence ATGAGCAAGTCTGAGGTCGAGCGCCCGTATCGGATGCACGTGGTCCACGACGGCTCGCGCCGGGCCGCGCCGTTGTTGCTCGTCCACGGGTCGGGGGCCGCGGGCGGCTCCTGGGGCCCGCTGGTCCCGGCTCTCGCCGACCGCCACCACCTCGTCCGGGTCGACCTGCCGGGTTGCGGCCAGTCGCCGCCCGCGGAGTCGCATGACGTGCCCGACCACGCGGAACGGGTGGCGGCGGTACTGGACGATCTCGGCTTGGACCGCGTCACCGTGGTCGGACACTCCAGCGGCGGATACGTCGCCACCGCGCTCGCCGAACGGCGTCCCGACCTGGTGCGGTCGATCGCGCTGATCAGCACCGGGCCGTCCCCCGACGCGCTCCTCGCGCAGCCGCTCGTCCTGCGGGTGCTGCTGGGGCCGCCCGTCGGCCCGCTGCTGTGGTCGAGACGTTCGGACGCGATGATCCGCAGGGGCATCGAGGCGACCGCCGCCCGGCCGGTGGACGTCACGGACGACATGGTCGCCGAACTCCGGAACACCGCCTACCGCACGTTCCGGACGGCGCTGCGCAAGAACACCGCCTACATCGCCGAACGGAGCCTGCCCGACCGCCTGGCCGCGCTCGGCCTCCCGGTCCTGGTGATCTTCGGCGCCGCCGACCCCCGCTGGGAGCCGTCGTCGGCGCACCGGTACGACGCGGTGCCGGGCGCGCGGGTCGAGACGCTGCCCGGCGTCGGGCACATGCCCATGCTGGAAGCACCCGAGGCCACCGGCGAACTGCTGCTTGAATTCGCGGCCGCGGAACGCTGA
- a CDS encoding flotillin family protein: protein MAVIAGAIVVGLIVLIILFKLIWRVAEPNEALIISGLGARSKSETGLDSLGFKIVTGKGTAVLPGFQTSRRLRLDSRAGNLEVQCVTQQGIPVHVRGVVIYKVGDDLVSIANAARRFLEQQASMDGAIHELFTGHLRSIIGNLTVEDLILNRERMTSETRMSAADEMSKLGLIVDSLQIQEIEDETGYITNLGRPHAARVASAARIAEAERNQEATRREQETERENAAVIRDTEMKKAEYNGQVKQAEQQARQEVILRETRNAELEAERTEKRLESEIRKPADARAYEQVKLAGAQRDERIAYADAAKKEAERQADATRVMGEAEADAIRQRGLAEAEAIKARAEALAENTDAVIAQQLAEKWPEIVEAGAEVFGNVDNMIVLNGAQGVEDMLAKALTLGGTGLGVARQLLTGLNATGGDPAANGHAPAKPIVPKPAAPDEN from the coding sequence ATGGCCGTAATCGCCGGCGCGATCGTCGTCGGACTCATCGTTCTGATCATCCTGTTCAAGTTGATCTGGCGTGTCGCCGAACCGAACGAAGCGCTGATCATTTCGGGTCTGGGGGCCAGGTCGAAGTCCGAGACCGGGCTCGACAGCCTCGGCTTCAAGATCGTCACGGGTAAGGGCACCGCGGTGCTCCCCGGTTTCCAGACCTCCCGGCGGCTGCGGCTCGACAGCCGCGCCGGCAACCTCGAGGTCCAGTGCGTCACCCAGCAGGGCATTCCCGTCCATGTGCGCGGCGTCGTGATCTACAAGGTCGGCGACGACCTCGTCTCGATCGCCAACGCCGCCCGGCGTTTCCTCGAGCAGCAGGCGTCCATGGACGGCGCCATCCACGAGTTGTTCACCGGCCACCTGCGTTCGATCATCGGCAACCTGACCGTCGAGGACCTCATCCTCAACCGGGAGCGGATGACCAGCGAGACCCGGATGTCGGCCGCCGACGAGATGAGCAAGCTCGGCCTGATCGTCGACTCCCTGCAGATCCAGGAGATCGAGGACGAGACGGGCTACATCACCAACCTCGGCCGCCCGCACGCCGCGCGCGTCGCGTCCGCCGCCCGCATCGCCGAGGCGGAGCGCAACCAGGAGGCGACCCGCCGCGAGCAGGAGACCGAGCGGGAGAACGCCGCCGTCATCCGGGACACCGAGATGAAGAAGGCCGAGTACAACGGGCAGGTGAAGCAGGCCGAGCAGCAGGCCCGCCAGGAGGTCATCCTCCGCGAGACCCGCAACGCCGAGCTGGAGGCCGAGCGCACCGAGAAGCGGCTCGAGTCGGAGATCCGCAAGCCCGCCGACGCCCGCGCCTACGAGCAGGTCAAGCTCGCCGGGGCGCAGCGCGACGAGCGCATCGCCTACGCCGACGCCGCCAAGAAGGAGGCCGAGCGCCAGGCCGACGCCACCCGCGTCATGGGTGAGGCCGAGGCCGACGCCATCCGGCAGCGGGGTCTGGCCGAGGCCGAGGCCATCAAGGCCCGCGCGGAGGCTCTCGCCGAGAACACCGACGCGGTCATCGCGCAGCAGCTCGCCGAGAAGTGGCCCGAGATCGTCGAGGCGGGCGCCGAGGTGTTCGGCAACGTCGACAACATGATCGTGCTGAACGGCGCCCAGGGCGTCGAGGACATGCTCGCCAAGGCCCTCACGCTCGGCGGCACCGGCCTCGGCGTCGCTCGCCAGCTGCTCACCGGCCTCAACGCCACGGGCGGCGACCCGGCCGCCAACGGCCACGCCCCCGCGAAGCCGATCGTCCCCAAGCCCGCCGCCCCCGACGAGAACTGA
- a CDS encoding protein kinase family protein translates to MGTPGWLSPEQYEGRDVTSASDVFAWASPVVFAATGAGPFGQATEESVAYRTVHAAHWQA, encoded by the coding sequence GTGGGAACGCCCGGATGGCTCAGCCCGGAGCAGTACGAGGGGCGGGACGTCACGTCCGCGAGCGACGTCTTCGCGTGGGCGTCGCCGGTGGTGTTCGCCGCGACGGGGGCCGGGCCGTTCGGGCAGGCGACGGAGGAGTCCGTCGCGTACCGGACGGTGCATGCGGCCCACTGGCAGGCATGA
- a CDS encoding Rieske (2Fe-2S) protein, which yields MPLKAVRRIEEMEAIDKIADPMAKVIQRMVRPRLVRNLLSGTNLGHPLHPVLTDVAIGAWSMSAVLDTVGGRDTEPAADLLMKVGVASAVPTALSGLNDWSDTLGPSRRVGWVHAMANSAALGLYVASLAMRARGDRRAGKALGLAGGGVLAVGGYLGGHLSFVQGVNVNHTAWQQGPDEWTPVMDDAMIVDGEPRRVDADGVPVLLYRQDGRVNALSATCTHMGGPLDEGTFADGCVTCPWHGSTFRLDDGDIVRGPASTPQPHFETRVRDGRVEVRVPAAGQDEEERAERPRRAARSGLAGVPAT from the coding sequence ATGCCGCTCAAGGCAGTGCGCCGCATCGAGGAGATGGAGGCGATCGACAAGATCGCCGATCCGATGGCGAAGGTGATCCAGCGGATGGTGCGGCCGCGTCTCGTCCGCAACCTGCTGAGCGGGACGAATCTCGGGCACCCCCTGCACCCGGTGCTCACGGACGTCGCGATCGGCGCGTGGAGCATGTCCGCGGTACTGGACACCGTCGGCGGGCGGGACACCGAGCCCGCGGCCGACCTGCTGATGAAGGTGGGGGTCGCGAGCGCGGTGCCGACCGCGCTGTCCGGGCTGAACGACTGGTCCGACACGCTGGGCCCGAGCAGGCGGGTCGGCTGGGTCCACGCGATGGCCAACTCGGCGGCGCTCGGCCTGTACGTGGCCTCGCTCGCCATGCGCGCCCGCGGCGACCGGCGCGCGGGGAAGGCGCTGGGACTGGCCGGGGGCGGCGTGCTGGCCGTCGGCGGCTACCTGGGCGGGCACCTGTCGTTCGTCCAGGGCGTGAACGTCAACCACACGGCGTGGCAGCAGGGGCCGGACGAGTGGACGCCGGTGATGGACGACGCGATGATCGTCGACGGCGAGCCGCGCCGGGTGGACGCGGACGGCGTGCCGGTCCTGCTGTACCGGCAGGACGGGCGGGTAAACGCGCTGTCGGCGACCTGCACCCACATGGGCGGACCGCTGGACGAGGGCACCTTCGCGGACGGCTGCGTCACCTGCCCCTGGCACGGCAGCACGTTCCGGCTGGACGACGGCGACATCGTGCGCGGGCCGGCGAGCACGCCGCAGCCGCACTTCGAGACGCGCGTGCGGGACGGCCGCGTCGAGGTGCGCGTCCCGGCGGCGGGGCAGGACGAGGAGGAGCGTGCCGAACGGCCGCGGCGGGCGGCCCGCAGCGGCCTGGCGGGGGTGCCCGCCACCTGA